In one Candidatus Planktophila versatilis genomic region, the following are encoded:
- the thrB gene encoding homoserine kinase — MAKPTFKANPIQVQVPATSANVGPGFDSIALAFAMHDRYVAQVLDEPGLDIDVTGEGADDVPRTDKNLLVKAIYKGFDFLGGRPKGVAVRALNVIPHGRGLGSSASAIIGGLVLARALVLTGTDKMSDEALLNLASEMEGHPDNVAAALYGGATVAWKDVVNGKEVAHAIQIPVDLRIRAMAFIPSTTLATKKARTLLPSSIPFADAQRNSTNTALLMHALTIRPDLLFSATEDFLHQSYRSDAMPASFALMSKLRAAGVAAFISGAGPTVMALHAGDQEESEQLRRAGGAAFEGKSLEIAPRGASLL, encoded by the coding sequence ATGGCTAAACCAACTTTTAAAGCGAATCCGATTCAGGTACAGGTTCCGGCAACTTCTGCCAACGTGGGTCCGGGATTTGATTCCATCGCCTTAGCCTTTGCTATGCACGATCGTTATGTCGCGCAGGTTCTTGATGAACCAGGCCTTGATATTGATGTCACTGGCGAAGGCGCTGACGACGTTCCGCGCACAGATAAGAACTTACTTGTGAAAGCAATCTATAAAGGTTTTGATTTCTTAGGTGGAAGACCAAAAGGCGTTGCAGTTCGTGCACTCAATGTCATTCCTCATGGTCGCGGACTTGGTTCCTCAGCATCTGCAATTATCGGCGGGCTTGTTTTAGCAAGAGCGCTCGTGCTCACTGGCACAGATAAAATGAGCGATGAGGCACTTCTTAACCTTGCAAGCGAGATGGAAGGCCATCCGGATAATGTGGCAGCCGCTCTCTATGGTGGCGCAACTGTTGCCTGGAAAGACGTTGTGAATGGAAAAGAAGTAGCGCACGCAATTCAGATTCCGGTAGATCTTCGTATTCGTGCCATGGCATTCATCCCTAGTACAACTCTTGCAACTAAGAAAGCCCGCACACTCTTGCCTTCATCAATTCCATTTGCAGATGCCCAACGCAACAGCACCAACACGGCGCTACTCATGCACGCGCTGACTATTCGTCCAGATCTATTGTTCTCGGCAACAGAGGATTTCTTGCATCAGTCATATCGAAGTGATGCCATGCCAGCCTCATTTGCACTGATGTCAAAGTTACGAGCTGCCGGAGTTGCAGCCTTTATCTCTGGTGCGGGTCCGACAGTGATGGCTTTACATGCTGGCGACCAGGAAGAGAGTGAACAGCTGCGCCGTGCTGGAGGCGCTGCATTTGAAGGTAAATCTCTGGAAATTGCTCCTCGTGGAGCCAGCCTGCTATAG
- the rho gene encoding transcription termination factor Rho yields MTTTEPIRSSSPELSAMTLPKLKEVASQLGIDNAAKLKKDALVTAIADLQASNREAAKAEREARREARNAKKGNRENKNSDNSNNSDDDDDEDSSDNSAPQDRNSGEREDRGGRNRGRDRNRGRDRNRDRGNREEREPVVGEDDVLVPVGGLVDIMDNYSFIRTGGYLPGPNDVYVSQGQVRKYGLRKGDVVTGQVRQAREGETRQKYNPLITLETINGAPYEEARNRVEFGKLVPLYPQERLRLETEPNILTTRVIDLIAPIGKGQRGLIVSPPKAGKTMVLQAIANAITTNNPECHLMVVLVDERPEEVTDMQRSVKGEVIASTFDRPADDHTTIAELAIERAKRLVEMGHDVVVLLDSITRLGRAYNIAAPASGRILSGGVDSAALYPPKKFFGAARNIEDGGSLTILATALVDTGSRMDEVIFEEFKGTGNMELILDRRMADKRIFPAVNVVASGTRKEEILMGTEELNIVWKLRRVLHALEPQAALELLLEKMKGTKSNVEFLMQIQKTTSGPDDSK; encoded by the coding sequence ATGACAACAACAGAACCAATTCGTTCCAGCAGCCCAGAGCTCTCAGCGATGACCCTTCCTAAATTAAAGGAAGTTGCGTCTCAACTCGGTATTGATAACGCTGCCAAGCTAAAAAAGGATGCACTCGTAACAGCAATCGCAGATCTCCAGGCGTCAAACCGCGAGGCAGCTAAGGCTGAGCGCGAAGCACGCCGGGAAGCTCGCAATGCAAAGAAGGGCAACCGCGAGAATAAGAATTCCGATAATTCAAATAACTCAGATGATGATGACGATGAAGATTCATCAGATAACAGCGCACCTCAGGACCGTAATTCAGGTGAGCGCGAAGACCGTGGTGGCCGTAACCGTGGACGCGACCGTAACCGTGGACGCGACCGCAATCGCGACCGTGGAAACCGGGAAGAGCGTGAGCCAGTAGTTGGTGAAGATGATGTTTTGGTTCCAGTAGGCGGACTCGTCGACATTATGGATAACTACTCATTTATTCGTACCGGTGGATACCTGCCAGGGCCAAATGATGTTTATGTTTCACAGGGACAAGTACGTAAGTACGGTCTTCGTAAAGGTGATGTTGTCACCGGACAGGTTCGCCAAGCACGCGAAGGTGAAACTCGTCAAAAGTACAACCCACTCATCACTCTTGAAACAATCAATGGCGCACCATATGAAGAAGCTCGCAACCGAGTTGAATTCGGCAAGCTTGTTCCGCTCTACCCACAAGAGCGTCTTCGCCTTGAGACAGAGCCAAATATTCTTACCACTCGCGTGATTGACTTGATCGCTCCGATTGGAAAAGGTCAGCGCGGACTTATTGTTTCGCCTCCTAAAGCGGGTAAGACCATGGTCTTGCAGGCAATTGCTAACGCGATTACAACAAACAACCCTGAGTGTCACCTCATGGTTGTGCTCGTTGATGAACGCCCAGAAGAAGTCACCGATATGCAGCGCAGCGTGAAGGGTGAAGTTATTGCTTCGACTTTCGACCGCCCAGCTGATGACCACACAACAATTGCCGAGCTTGCAATCGAGCGTGCGAAGCGTCTGGTTGAAATGGGTCACGATGTCGTAGTACTTCTTGACTCAATCACACGTCTTGGTCGCGCCTATAACATCGCAGCTCCAGCATCTGGCCGAATTCTTTCCGGTGGTGTTGATTCAGCAGCGCTCTATCCACCAAAGAAGTTCTTCGGTGCAGCTCGTAATATTGAAGATGGTGGATCGCTGACCATTCTTGCAACAGCTCTAGTTGATACCGGATCTCGTATGGATGAAGTGATCTTCGAAGAGTTCAAGGGAACCGGAAACATGGAACTCATCCTTGATCGCAGAATGGCCGATAAGCGAATCTTCCCAGCAGTTAACGTTGTTGCATCAGGTACACGTAAGGAAGAAATCCTTATGGGAACTGAAGAGCTCAACATTGTCTGGAAACTACGTCGTGTTCTGCACGCACTTGAACCACAGGCAGCACTTGAACTCTTGCTCGAGAAGATGAAGGGCACAAAGTCCAACGTTGAATTCTTGATGCAGATTCAGAAGACAACATCAGGACCGGACGACAGTAAGTAA
- the rpmE gene encoding 50S ribosomal protein L31, which yields MKKDIHPEYKETQVTCGCGEKFVTRSTVASGSIYVEVCSVCHPFYTGKQRILDTGGRVAKFEERFGKKAAN from the coding sequence ATGAAGAAAGATATTCACCCAGAATATAAAGAGACCCAAGTAACCTGTGGTTGCGGTGAAAAGTTTGTCACCCGCTCAACAGTTGCAAGTGGATCTATCTACGTTGAAGTTTGCTCAGTCTGCCACCCGTTCTACACAGGTAAGCAGCGCATCCTTGACACCGGTGGACGCGTCGCTAAGTTCGAAGAGCGTTTCGGTAAAAAAGCAGCTAACTAG
- the prfA gene encoding peptide chain release factor 1 — MANDRFASAHEMVREYQELETKMADPSIHEDQGNARKLGRRYAQLGPVVAGFNAWKSAADDLEAAKEMAEDDASFASEIPAMQETVEAAAQKLEELLLPRDPNDDRDVIIEVKAGAGGDESALFAGDLVRMYQRYAEKRGWKIEILDMNESELGGYKDISMAVKSKGTPEPGTTPYARLKFEGGVHRVQRVPETESQGRIHTSAAGVLVLPEAEEVDVELNMNDVRVDVYRSSGPGGQSVNTTDSAVRLTHVPTGIVVSCQNEKSQLQNKESALRILRARLLADAQEKAEAAAMAERKSQVRTVDRSERIRTYNYPENRLSDHRVNYKANNLDAVLNGELDEVVQALLDADRAAKLSATN, encoded by the coding sequence ATGGCTAACGATCGTTTTGCATCAGCACATGAGATGGTGCGTGAATATCAAGAACTTGAAACAAAGATGGCCGACCCATCCATCCATGAAGATCAAGGTAACGCCCGTAAATTAGGTCGTCGCTATGCCCAACTTGGTCCAGTCGTTGCTGGATTTAATGCGTGGAAATCTGCCGCAGATGATTTAGAGGCAGCAAAAGAGATGGCCGAAGATGATGCATCTTTCGCCTCTGAAATTCCGGCGATGCAGGAAACTGTTGAGGCGGCGGCGCAGAAGTTAGAAGAGTTGTTATTGCCGCGCGATCCTAACGATGACCGCGATGTCATTATTGAAGTCAAAGCTGGCGCTGGCGGAGATGAATCGGCGCTCTTTGCTGGCGATTTAGTACGTATGTATCAGCGCTATGCCGAAAAGCGTGGTTGGAAAATTGAAATTCTAGATATGAATGAATCAGAACTCGGTGGCTATAAAGATATTTCGATGGCGGTGAAATCAAAAGGAACGCCAGAGCCTGGAACAACACCGTATGCACGACTTAAATTTGAAGGCGGAGTACATCGCGTGCAACGGGTGCCAGAGACTGAGAGCCAAGGACGTATCCACACCTCAGCTGCCGGCGTACTTGTCTTGCCGGAAGCAGAAGAAGTTGATGTTGAGCTGAATATGAATGATGTGCGCGTAGATGTCTATCGCTCATCCGGTCCCGGAGGACAGTCGGTAAACACCACTGACTCTGCGGTGCGACTTACTCACGTTCCCACTGGCATTGTCGTTTCGTGTCAGAACGAGAAATCTCAACTACAGAATAAAGAATCAGCCCTTCGCATCTTGCGTGCTCGCCTTTTGGCCGATGCGCAAGAGAAGGCTGAAGCTGCTGCAATGGCCGAGCGCAAAAGCCAGGTGCGCACAGTTGATCGTTCTGAGCGAATTCGCACATATAACTACCCAGAGAACCGCCTGAGTGATCACCGCGTGAATTACAAAGCAAATAACTTAGATGCTGTCCTTAACGGTGAGCTAGATGAGGTTGTGCAAGCACTCCTCGATGCTGACAGAGCAGCAAAGCTCTCCGCTACTAACTAA
- the prmC gene encoding peptide chain release factor N(5)-glutamine methyltransferase, which yields MELTFKEFLRSGKEQLSAAGFAEVEAEHLLAHTLGLTRMDLHNPLTVENALTAIGDISIVEETFWKLLDRRCANEPLQYLTGVAYFRHLEIKVGPGVLVPRPESELLVESVLTHIEKLSGAVSVVDLGAGSGALALAIATEAPNTHVIAVEKSAEAIYWLKENISFIDEKVRIVESDVSTALDGVKCDVVIANPPYIADGQELPADVREHEPAIALFGGADGMKAPRLFIAASARLLKPGGFLAIEHHESQGDEIAAVLNIDFQDILLHQDLTGRPRFTTAVRR from the coding sequence ATGGAACTTACCTTCAAAGAATTCTTACGAAGCGGTAAGGAGCAGTTATCAGCTGCAGGCTTTGCTGAGGTCGAAGCAGAACATCTCCTTGCACACACACTTGGCTTAACTCGCATGGATCTACATAACCCACTCACAGTTGAAAATGCACTGACTGCAATTGGAGATATTTCAATTGTGGAAGAGACTTTCTGGAAGCTACTTGATCGCAGATGTGCCAACGAACCTCTGCAATATCTCACTGGTGTTGCTTACTTTAGACATCTAGAGATCAAAGTCGGTCCTGGCGTTCTAGTGCCACGGCCTGAGAGTGAGTTACTCGTTGAATCAGTTCTTACCCATATTGAAAAGCTAAGTGGCGCTGTTAGCGTTGTTGATCTCGGTGCGGGTTCTGGCGCCCTTGCGCTAGCAATTGCTACCGAAGCGCCCAATACTCATGTGATTGCAGTAGAGAAGAGTGCAGAAGCAATTTACTGGCTGAAAGAGAACATCTCTTTTATTGATGAAAAAGTGCGCATAGTTGAATCAGATGTATCGACTGCACTCGATGGCGTGAAATGCGATGTGGTCATCGCAAATCCGCCATATATTGCTGACGGACAAGAGTTGCCAGCTGATGTGCGCGAGCACGAACCTGCAATAGCCCTCTTTGGTGGGGCAGATGGAATGAAAGCGCCAAGGCTTTTTATCGCAGCTAGCGCGCGGTTGCTTAAGCCTGGAGGATTCCTTGCAATTGAACATCATGAATCACAGGGTGATGAAATTGCTGCTGTACTAAATATTGATTTCCAAGATATTCTTCTGCATCAGGATTTAACTGGACGTCCGCGTTTTACCACCGCGGTGAGGAGATAA
- a CDS encoding L-threonylcarbamoyladenylate synthase — protein MAPRVDLKKGEAKNHVAKALKSIRDGYVIVVPAEHGYIFLADAFSHFAVRAMHVLRGDELGISAQVLCHSAQTVQGITRDVPGDAQKLMDEFWPGLLSLNLAPNRGLNWDLGDDNSLDLISIRVPKSRFLRALLKESGPLAAASASPAGDAPMLAVDRSAIKSWDVATVFDNGVLKSGQPTTVIEQRNGGLHILREGAISAAQVRKIAPSVSE, from the coding sequence ATGGCTCCTCGGGTCGACCTTAAAAAAGGTGAAGCAAAGAACCATGTGGCAAAGGCTCTTAAATCTATTCGCGATGGTTACGTCATCGTGGTGCCAGCCGAGCATGGCTACATTTTTCTAGCGGATGCCTTCTCTCATTTTGCAGTGCGTGCGATGCATGTCTTGCGTGGTGATGAGCTAGGAATATCCGCCCAAGTTCTCTGTCATTCAGCCCAGACGGTGCAAGGCATTACGCGAGATGTGCCGGGCGATGCACAGAAATTGATGGATGAATTCTGGCCGGGCTTACTCTCACTTAATCTGGCACCTAACCGAGGACTTAATTGGGATCTTGGTGATGACAACTCACTTGATTTAATTAGCATCAGAGTTCCAAAATCACGTTTCCTGCGCGCTCTGCTTAAAGAGTCAGGTCCACTTGCCGCAGCTAGTGCTTCACCGGCAGGAGATGCACCGATGCTCGCAGTTGATCGCAGTGCAATCAAGAGCTGGGATGTTGCAACCGTATTTGATAACGGGGTGCTGAAATCAGGCCAGCCCACAACTGTGATTGAACAGAGAAATGGCGGACTTCACATCCTGCGCGAAGGCGCTATTTCGGCTGCCCAAGTGAGAAAAATCGCCCCGAGCGTTTCTGAATAG
- the glyA gene encoding serine hydroxymethyltransferase — MSETFYGPDFTLLSKQDPDIAAVLLSELKRQQTNLQLIASENFTSRAVLAALGSTLSNKYAEGYPGKRYYGGCEEVDKAENIAIERAQSLFGAEHANVQPHSGASANIAVYQAFTKPGDTVLAMSLPHGGHLTHGSKVNFSGKWFNIVSYGVRQDNELIDYDELRDLAIANKPKMICSGATAYPSLIDFEKVRAICDEVGAIMWVDAAHFIGLVAGKAIPSPVPYADVVSFTTHKVLRGPRGGMILSKAEHAAAIDKAVFPGMQGGPIMSAVAGKAIALAECATPAYQKYAKDVIVNAQSLAKALEAEGMRAVSGGTQTHLALIDIRSTGVNGKVADERCGAAGIVLNKNSIPYDPEAPSVTSGIRVGTPATTTQGMGTGEMKTIASLIARAIKTDDASAHAAIKSEVHALTARFPIYEA, encoded by the coding sequence ATGTCCGAAACCTTCTATGGCCCAGATTTCACACTTCTTTCCAAGCAAGACCCTGATATTGCTGCGGTGTTGCTCTCGGAACTCAAGCGTCAACAGACCAATCTGCAACTGATTGCCTCCGAGAACTTCACATCACGCGCGGTACTCGCAGCCCTCGGTTCAACGCTATCGAATAAATATGCGGAAGGTTATCCGGGCAAGCGTTACTACGGTGGGTGTGAAGAAGTTGATAAGGCCGAGAATATTGCGATCGAGCGCGCACAGTCTCTCTTTGGTGCAGAGCATGCAAATGTGCAACCCCATTCAGGTGCGAGTGCAAATATCGCGGTCTATCAAGCATTTACTAAGCCAGGAGATACCGTCCTTGCGATGTCACTTCCACATGGTGGTCACCTGACCCACGGATCCAAAGTTAACTTTTCCGGTAAATGGTTCAACATCGTTTCTTACGGTGTGCGCCAAGACAATGAACTTATTGATTACGACGAGCTGCGCGACTTAGCTATTGCCAATAAGCCGAAGATGATTTGTTCAGGTGCAACGGCTTACCCATCGTTGATTGACTTTGAGAAAGTACGCGCAATCTGCGATGAAGTCGGTGCGATCATGTGGGTAGATGCTGCTCACTTCATTGGACTCGTTGCCGGTAAAGCGATTCCTTCACCTGTGCCATATGCAGATGTAGTTTCATTTACTACTCACAAAGTACTGCGCGGCCCACGTGGTGGAATGATTTTATCCAAGGCAGAGCACGCAGCAGCAATTGATAAGGCAGTCTTTCCTGGCATGCAGGGTGGACCAATCATGTCGGCAGTTGCAGGCAAAGCGATCGCACTTGCAGAGTGTGCAACTCCGGCCTATCAAAAGTATGCAAAAGATGTCATCGTCAACGCCCAGTCATTGGCCAAAGCCCTTGAAGCAGAAGGCATGCGCGCAGTTTCTGGTGGAACCCAGACCCACTTGGCGCTCATTGACATTCGCTCAACCGGGGTTAATGGAAAAGTAGCTGACGAGCGTTGTGGCGCAGCCGGCATAGTTCTTAATAAGAACTCAATTCCTTATGATCCAGAAGCACCATCAGTCACATCAGGTATTCGCGTGGGAACACCAGCAACTACAACGCAGGGAATGGGAACAGGGGAGATGAAGACAATCGCATCTCTGATTGCTCGCGCCATTAAGACAGATGATGCATCGGCACATGCTGCGATTAAATCTGAAGTCCACGCTCTTACCGCACGCTTTCCTATCTACGAGGCGTAA
- a CDS encoding MraY family glycosyltransferase produces MREYLVTLLLAAALCYVITPFVRTLAIKVGAVAHIRTRDIHTTPTPRWGGLAMWIAMALTFAIVNHLSLVGKSFGRETVGIFLAATLLVAIGLVDDRFELDALTKLAGQALAAGILLLFGIQVLWLPINGVITLPPSIGQLVTVLIVLVTINAVNFIDGLDGLAAGIVAISGAAFFAFAYLLAVVYGFNRAGAPSLITAVIIGVCIGFLPHNAHPAKIFMGDSGSMFLGLLLAASAITLTGQIDPNAISAEKLGPTLLPLALPFAVLAIPLIDLFSAIIRRLRAGQSPFSSDKEHIHHRLLRAGNSHLRTALIMYVWTATIALPVVVSAFEPLWVSALVAGLMLAFAIYFTRSGGRKYEQAKK; encoded by the coding sequence ATGCGTGAGTACTTAGTAACCCTGCTCTTAGCGGCAGCGCTGTGCTATGTAATCACTCCATTTGTGCGCACCTTGGCAATTAAGGTCGGCGCCGTTGCTCATATTCGTACTCGCGATATTCACACAACTCCAACTCCACGTTGGGGCGGCCTTGCGATGTGGATAGCCATGGCGCTCACCTTTGCCATAGTCAATCATTTATCACTTGTTGGAAAATCTTTCGGTCGTGAAACAGTTGGAATATTCCTGGCCGCCACGCTATTGGTTGCAATTGGATTAGTTGATGATCGCTTTGAACTCGATGCCCTCACCAAATTAGCAGGCCAAGCACTTGCTGCAGGAATATTGCTCCTCTTCGGTATTCAAGTTTTGTGGTTACCAATTAATGGCGTTATCACTTTGCCACCCAGCATTGGTCAATTAGTGACTGTCTTGATAGTCCTGGTAACAATTAATGCAGTCAACTTTATTGATGGGCTAGATGGTTTGGCAGCTGGCATCGTGGCAATTTCAGGGGCCGCTTTCTTTGCCTTCGCCTACCTGCTCGCCGTTGTCTATGGCTTTAATCGCGCAGGTGCACCATCTCTGATTACCGCAGTGATTATTGGTGTCTGTATTGGATTTCTGCCACATAATGCTCATCCAGCCAAGATTTTTATGGGCGATTCCGGCTCGATGTTCCTTGGCTTATTACTTGCCGCTTCTGCAATCACATTAACCGGACAGATTGATCCCAATGCAATCTCTGCCGAGAAGTTAGGGCCCACACTGCTTCCACTCGCTCTTCCCTTTGCAGTCCTTGCTATTCCACTTATTGACCTATTTTCGGCCATCATCCGCAGATTACGTGCAGGTCAATCTCCATTTAGTTCAGATAAAGAGCATATTCATCACCGATTATTGCGTGCTGGAAATTCACATTTGCGCACTGCGCTGATTATGTATGTGTGGACCGCGACTATTGCACTTCCTGTTGTGGTTTCAGCATTTGAACCGCTCTGGGTCTCAGCACTCGTTGCTGGCCTCATGCTGGCATTTGCGATTTACTTCACAAGAAGCGGAGGGCGTAAATATGAGCAAGCAAAAAAGTAA
- the atpB gene encoding F0F1 ATP synthase subunit A: MVTTLLEFQGVCVRAFVNLYAAGDGFVPPSTNDFNLPPLTESIPWLTKPVLLVFLSVILVSVFFILSARKAAVVPSKLQFAGESIYAFVRNDLARDVIGHEFMRFVPYLFTLFTFVLTNNIFGIVPFLQFPAMSHVAFPYVLAIFSFGVFHYVGIRKKGLGAYLKEIAFMPGVPKPVYILLTPIEIATFFLVRPLTLSLRLFANMFAGHLLLLVFIMGGDYMLHDSHLIMKLFSPFSFAFGIALTFFEFMVQCLQAYIFTLLTALYIAGALADEH, encoded by the coding sequence ATGGTTACAACCCTTTTAGAGTTTCAAGGAGTGTGTGTGCGCGCGTTTGTTAACTTATACGCAGCTGGTGATGGATTCGTCCCACCAAGCACTAACGACTTCAACCTTCCTCCACTTACTGAATCAATTCCTTGGCTGACTAAGCCCGTTCTACTTGTTTTTCTCTCCGTAATTCTCGTTTCAGTTTTCTTCATTCTCTCTGCCCGCAAAGCGGCAGTAGTTCCTTCGAAGCTGCAATTTGCTGGTGAAAGCATCTACGCCTTTGTCCGTAATGATCTTGCTCGCGATGTTATCGGCCATGAATTCATGCGCTTTGTGCCATACCTATTCACCCTCTTTACCTTTGTACTCACCAACAACATCTTTGGAATCGTTCCATTCTTGCAATTCCCAGCAATGTCTCACGTTGCCTTCCCATACGTGCTTGCAATCTTCTCATTCGGAGTCTTTCACTACGTTGGAATTCGCAAAAAGGGTCTGGGCGCATACCTGAAAGAGATTGCCTTTATGCCAGGTGTTCCTAAGCCGGTTTACATCTTGCTGACACCAATTGAAATTGCCACATTCTTCCTCGTGCGTCCATTGACGCTCTCACTTCGTCTCTTTGCAAATATGTTCGCGGGCCACTTGCTCTTGCTCGTATTCATTATGGGTGGTGACTACATGTTGCATGATTCACATCTGATCATGAAGTTGTTTAGCCCATTCTCATTTGCATTCGGTATTGCCCTTACATTCTTCGAATTTATGGTGCAATGCCTTCAGGCATATATCTTCACCCTGCTTACAGCTCTCTACATCGCCGGCGCCCTTGCCGACGAGCACTAA
- the atpE gene encoding ATP synthase F0 subunit C, with the protein MTGTLNLVGFGLSAIGPAIATGMIFAAYINGVARQPEARSVLQPIAFLGFALAEALALFGLVLAFVL; encoded by the coding sequence ATGACAGGCACACTCAACCTGGTCGGTTTTGGCCTATCAGCAATTGGTCCAGCAATTGCAACAGGAATGATCTTCGCTGCTTATATCAACGGCGTAGCTCGTCAGCCAGAAGCACGTAGCGTTCTCCAGCCAATCGCGTTCCTCGGATTCGCACTTGCTGAAGCACTCGCACTCTTCGGTCTCGTACTCGCATTCGTTCTCTAA
- a CDS encoding F0F1 ATP synthase subunit B, translating to MRSINLLAGGEPLNPLIPHTAELIVGAIAFTLLFLVLRKAVVPKFEKAFTDRTEAIQGGLERAEKAQEEAQRALVQYNEQLSSAQGEASRLREEARVQGAAIIEELRTKAQEEAARITAAAHASIEAERQQAVTSLRNEVGALAVELASKIVGEALDDQARQSRIVDRFIEDLEKSK from the coding sequence ATGCGCTCAATTAATTTGCTTGCCGGGGGAGAACCACTCAACCCATTAATTCCGCACACCGCTGAATTAATCGTTGGTGCAATTGCCTTCACCCTGCTATTCCTAGTGCTTCGCAAGGCGGTAGTGCCAAAGTTTGAAAAGGCATTTACTGACCGCACCGAAGCAATTCAAGGCGGTTTAGAGCGAGCCGAAAAAGCGCAGGAAGAAGCACAGCGCGCTCTCGTTCAATACAACGAACAACTTTCATCTGCGCAAGGTGAAGCATCACGACTTCGGGAAGAGGCGCGCGTTCAAGGCGCAGCGATTATCGAAGAGCTTCGCACAAAGGCGCAAGAGGAAGCGGCTCGCATCACAGCAGCAGCACATGCATCTATTGAGGCAGAACGTCAGCAAGCAGTGACATCACTTCGTAATGAAGTGGGCGCACTTGCAGTCGAGCTCGCATCAAAGATTGTCGGGGAAGCGCTAGATGACCAGGCCCGTCAATCACGGATCGTGGATCGCTTTATCGAAGACCTCGAGAAGAGTAAGTAA
- a CDS encoding F0F1 ATP synthase subunit delta, producing the protein MRIHLGGSSRQSLVVARAALDAAVKGASAATSSELSSQLFFAADVLAKNTSIRRAFADPARDAASKGALVKDLFAKSLSAPALEILTDVSTLRWSAAGDLVHVLEQLAIEAEASAANVSNELDRVEDELFETSELVVDNFELRKALVGAGTVQAKSALVTEILGKKASASTVKLAVALVSSLRGRSIEAAFADYLFGLANRRNRLIAVIRVATQITEAQKSRLATAIEKQVGQPIRVNIEVEPSILGGVSVKFADELVDGSVSHRLASAGRALAGNK; encoded by the coding sequence ATGAGAATTCACCTCGGAGGAAGTAGCCGTCAATCACTCGTGGTTGCACGCGCCGCACTTGATGCTGCCGTTAAAGGCGCAAGTGCTGCCACTTCATCTGAGCTCTCTTCTCAACTTTTCTTTGCCGCCGACGTTCTGGCTAAAAACACTTCAATTCGCCGTGCCTTTGCAGACCCTGCTCGCGATGCCGCCTCAAAGGGTGCACTCGTGAAAGATCTCTTTGCAAAATCACTCTCAGCGCCAGCGCTAGAAATACTCACAGATGTATCAACACTTCGTTGGTCAGCTGCAGGAGACCTAGTGCATGTACTTGAGCAGCTGGCGATTGAAGCAGAAGCATCAGCTGCAAATGTAAGCAATGAACTCGATCGCGTAGAAGATGAGCTCTTTGAGACATCTGAACTCGTGGTCGATAACTTCGAACTGCGCAAGGCGCTAGTAGGTGCCGGAACAGTGCAAGCAAAGTCAGCTCTTGTCACTGAAATACTTGGCAAGAAAGCATCAGCATCAACTGTGAAGTTAGCAGTTGCGCTGGTATCAAGTCTTCGCGGTCGCAGTATTGAAGCAGCATTTGCTGACTATCTCTTTGGCCTGGCAAATCGTCGCAATCGTTTGATTGCAGTGATTCGGGTAGCAACACAGATAACAGAAGCACAGAAATCACGCCTGGCAACGGCGATTGAAAAGCAGGTTGGGCAACCAATCCGCGTCAACATTGAGGTGGAGCCATCAATTCTTGGTGGAGTCTCAGTGAAGTTTGCAGATGAACTTGTAGATGGAAGCGTTTCACATCGACTTGCAAGTGCAGGACGTGCACTTGCTGGAAATAAATAG